Proteins from one Chroococcidiopsis sp. CCMEE 29 genomic window:
- a CDS encoding DUF370 domain-containing protein → MDIQLINIGFGNIVSANRVVAIVSPESAPIKRIITDARDRGQLVDATYGRRTRAVIITDSSHVILSAIQPETVANRFVISRDHNTDD, encoded by the coding sequence ATGGACATTCAGCTGATCAACATCGGCTTTGGCAATATTGTGTCTGCCAACCGAGTGGTTGCCATTGTCAGTCCAGAGTCTGCCCCCATTAAGCGTATCATTACTGATGCACGGGATCGAGGGCAACTGGTTGATGCAACCTACGGTCGTCGTACTCGAGCTGTAATTATTACTGATTCTAGCCACGTCATCCTTTCGGCGATTCAGCCGGAAACAGTAGCAAATCGCTTCGTGATCAGCCGCGATCATAATACAGACGATTGA
- a CDS encoding NFACT RNA binding domain-containing protein has translation MQPVDFTTLTAACHEISASWLPARIEQVYQCDRYTITLGLRTLKQRGWLEISWHPQAAHLCLGDPPPRTPDTFTFSQQLLHQLNGLALVSCTCIAPWERVVDFQFTRRPGEPALWHLYVEIMGKYSNVILTDSANQIVTAAHQVSPQKSSVRPIQTGQPYEPPPALTAAVPTLSESQQRWQERVSLVPGTVKRCLLKSYRGLSPALVQSMVQVAELDPEQSTDTLNPVDWQRLFYRWQEWLQALDKSQFQPGWTVEGYTVLGWKVVEPAKNIQELLNRYYKDQLNQQEFSQLRHQLSQKLNNILAKLRLKARTFEERLQQSDRADEYRQQADLLMAYLQDWQPGMKLITLPDFHSSKPVAIALDPEKNAVQNAQNLYKRAAKLKRARSAVEPLLAEVQVEIEYLEQVEAAISQIDKYQTSEDLEALKEIREELIQQRYLEDPEHGRRSSSAVSSTNFHRYLTPGGFEVLIGRNNQQNDQLTFRLAGDYDLWFHAQEIPGSHVLMRLEPGAAPDEADLQCAADLAAYYSRSRQSEQVPIVYTKPKQVYKPKGAKPGIALYKQERIVWGQPQQANQYLRQAV, from the coding sequence ATGCAACCAGTTGATTTCACTACACTAACCGCTGCTTGTCACGAAATAAGTGCTAGTTGGCTACCGGCGCGTATAGAACAGGTGTATCAGTGCGATCGCTACACTATCACACTGGGATTACGCACTCTCAAACAGCGAGGATGGCTAGAGATCTCTTGGCATCCCCAAGCTGCTCATCTTTGCCTCGGCGATCCGCCACCCCGGACACCAGATACATTTACCTTCAGCCAACAGTTACTGCACCAGCTAAATGGTTTGGCATTAGTGTCTTGCACTTGTATTGCCCCTTGGGAACGGGTTGTCGATTTCCAGTTTACCCGTCGTCCTGGAGAACCCGCCCTGTGGCATTTGTACGTCGAAATCATGGGCAAATACAGTAATGTCATCCTCACGGACTCAGCCAACCAGATTGTCACTGCTGCCCATCAAGTCAGTCCGCAAAAATCTAGCGTGCGTCCGATTCAAACAGGACAGCCTTACGAACCACCACCAGCACTCACGGCTGCAGTTCCAACTTTGAGCGAATCCCAACAGCGTTGGCAAGAACGAGTAAGCCTGGTACCAGGCACAGTGAAGCGCTGTTTGCTGAAAAGTTACAGGGGCTTGAGTCCTGCTTTAGTGCAGTCAATGGTGCAAGTAGCGGAGCTAGACCCTGAGCAATCTACTGATACTTTAAACCCAGTTGACTGGCAACGGCTGTTTTATCGTTGGCAAGAATGGCTGCAAGCTTTAGATAAATCTCAGTTTCAACCGGGTTGGACAGTAGAGGGATATACGGTACTCGGATGGAAAGTAGTTGAGCCAGCTAAAAATATCCAAGAATTGCTCAACCGCTACTACAAAGATCAGCTCAATCAGCAAGAATTTAGCCAACTGCGGCATCAGCTGAGTCAGAAACTGAATAATATTCTGGCAAAATTGCGGCTTAAAGCTCGCACCTTTGAGGAACGCTTGCAGCAATCCGATCGGGCAGATGAGTACCGGCAACAGGCGGACTTGCTGATGGCTTACCTCCAAGACTGGCAACCAGGGATGAAATTAATTACGCTCCCTGACTTCCACAGTAGCAAGCCAGTGGCGATCGCTTTAGATCCAGAAAAGAATGCTGTCCAAAATGCCCAAAATCTTTATAAGCGTGCTGCTAAGCTCAAACGCGCTCGGAGTGCTGTAGAGCCGCTGTTAGCAGAAGTGCAGGTGGAAATTGAGTATTTGGAGCAAGTTGAAGCGGCGATCAGCCAGATAGACAAATACCAAACATCAGAAGACCTGGAAGCGCTTAAAGAAATTCGTGAGGAGCTGATTCAGCAGCGGTATCTGGAAGATCCAGAACACGGTCGTCGCAGCTCGAGCGCGGTATCAAGCACCAACTTTCATCGTTACCTTACCCCGGGTGGCTTTGAAGTATTAATCGGTCGTAACAACCAACAAAATGACCAGCTAACTTTTCGACTGGCTGGTGATTATGACCTTTGGTTTCATGCTCAAGAAATTCCAGGCAGTCATGTGCTAATGCGTCTAGAGCCTGGTGCTGCGCCAGATGAAGCTGATTTGCAATGTGCTGCTGACCTGGCGGCTTATTACAGTCGCTCACGCCAAAGCGAGCAAGTGCCGATTGTCTATACCAAACCAAAGCAGGTTTATAAGCCCAAGGGAGCCAAACCAGGAATTGCGCTTTACAAGCAAGAGCGTATTGTTTGGGGGCAGCCGCAACAGGCGAACCAATATCTCAGACAGGCAGTATAA
- a CDS encoding DUF5331 domain-containing protein, which yields MNIQQLRHSLKVKWLLYYRQHRPWLTKLGVWGTYEGQRRPSSSFILAVLSHLEPQLIQMFPFIIALSNEPDKIVAALGLNFNPETELKSLTEPLPVPQINSNGNGNGNGVVLATLVVETNGNGNSLSQQMLPRDKSEVKSSPSSQVSNLPSWVDEACNGVGWQRHNSCDKPNIQP from the coding sequence GTGAACATTCAACAACTGCGTCATTCTTTAAAGGTTAAGTGGCTGCTTTACTATCGGCAGCATCGCCCATGGCTGACAAAATTAGGAGTTTGGGGTACTTATGAGGGACAGCGCCGTCCTTCTTCCAGTTTCATCTTGGCAGTTCTGTCTCATTTAGAGCCACAACTTATCCAGATGTTTCCGTTTATCATCGCTTTAAGCAATGAGCCTGACAAAATTGTGGCAGCCTTAGGGCTTAACTTCAATCCTGAAACCGAGTTAAAGTCATTAACAGAACCGCTGCCTGTGCCTCAGATAAACTCTAATGGCAATGGCAATGGCAATGGAGTGGTGCTAGCAACTCTGGTAGTTGAGACAAACGGTAATGGAAATAGTTTGTCTCAACAAATGCTTCCTCGGGACAAGAGTGAAGTTAAATCATCACCTTCTAGCCAAGTGAGTAATCTTCCTTCTTGGGTAGATGAAGCATGTAATGGTGTGGGATGGCAACGTCACAATTCATGTGACAAACCCAACATTCAGCCATGA
- a CDS encoding ATP-binding protein: MASIDEIILKSTNPFDNIRSVNFWHKQQQPEPTVDSIHQEAIATIEATLDQVAEDHCTRTLMLDGDPGSGKTYLLGRIKKTLNHKAFFAYIPPFPQTDHIWRHILRYTVDSLVQVPDGQKDSQLMLWLRNVLSAIKQRSIKERIMQDDVLDLWRSDRQKFINKLKQIYKQAGIYNAGNFFGVLHDLTNLELYLLACEWLRGDNLSEESLQTLKVRSSIDTEEAAREILANFSRIAIDTQPIVLCFDQLNSIARLPDGSIALQTLFDINTKIHDEDNNFLVIISINTDIWKQYESRIDQSDKPRVDRKVSLGLINLEHAELLLASRLYSLHCHAIPQPASSIYPLTRQYLEDEFPGSKTNPRDVLILGREIFHEYKEWLAIGDNKEKEFQPHQRTGREKKQSQLLAAFKLKWREDFTRIRQRITRIRYLSSPELIQMLQDTLAALQIEEIKTPLFTGTQFGSYSLGYQLPDKSGQLGVVWTEDAHMNTFFYIIRACQKAVEKNPSLTLRLIRAEVLGNSKNQGYKLFTQIFTGSPHHRITPSLTSVHYLATYHSLVKDAREGDLVIGGKTFGLKNLQALIRESNVLYDCRLLQDLGIVKTTGETSPKGDGNRKKNGNEDDDNQQLKIVKIVKPVKPAKELIELKEFLLDLITTQKVMGHKILIKNAHTQFPMRSESQIEQLIQQLCQEKRVQILDPNAKPEAQLVCLVPKS, translated from the coding sequence ATGGCATCCATTGATGAAATTATTCTGAAGAGTACCAACCCCTTTGATAACATTCGGTCTGTCAACTTTTGGCATAAACAGCAACAGCCAGAACCTACGGTTGACTCTATCCATCAAGAAGCGATCGCCACAATAGAAGCGACACTCGATCAAGTTGCCGAAGATCATTGCACACGCACTCTAATGCTTGACGGCGATCCTGGTTCTGGCAAGACTTATTTGTTGGGTAGGATCAAGAAGACCCTCAATCATAAAGCATTTTTTGCTTATATTCCTCCATTTCCTCAAACTGACCATATCTGGCGGCATATTTTGCGCTACACCGTCGATAGTTTGGTACAAGTTCCAGATGGGCAAAAAGATTCTCAGTTGATGCTTTGGCTCAGGAATGTTTTATCTGCGATCAAGCAACGCAGTATTAAAGAGAGAATCATGCAGGATGATGTCTTGGACTTGTGGCGAAGCGATCGGCAAAAGTTTATCAACAAACTCAAGCAGATCTACAAACAAGCAGGTATCTACAACGCTGGCAATTTCTTTGGAGTGCTGCACGACTTAACTAATTTAGAACTGTATCTATTGGCTTGTGAGTGGTTGCGAGGAGATAACTTAAGTGAAGAATCTCTGCAAACCTTAAAGGTTAGAAGCTCTATTGATACAGAAGAAGCAGCACGGGAGATTTTAGCTAACTTTAGCAGAATTGCCATTGACACCCAACCAATTGTGTTGTGCTTCGATCAACTAAACAGCATTGCTCGCCTTCCAGATGGTTCTATCGCTCTGCAAACCTTGTTCGACATAAATACCAAAATTCACGATGAGGACAATAACTTTCTGGTCATCATCAGCATCAATACTGACATTTGGAAACAATACGAGAGCCGAATTGACCAGAGTGATAAACCTCGTGTAGACAGAAAAGTTTCTTTAGGTCTTATCAATTTGGAACACGCAGAATTACTTTTAGCATCTCGTCTTTACTCTCTACACTGTCACGCAATTCCTCAACCGGCTTCTTCCATTTATCCTCTCACTCGCCAATATCTAGAAGACGAATTTCCAGGTAGCAAAACTAACCCTAGAGATGTACTCATTCTGGGACGAGAGATATTTCACGAGTACAAAGAATGGTTAGCTATAGGCGACAATAAGGAAAAAGAGTTTCAACCGCATCAAAGGACTGGAAGAGAAAAAAAACAATCACAATTGCTAGCAGCATTTAAATTGAAATGGCGTGAGGATTTTACTAGAATTCGGCAGCGAATTACACGAATTCGCTATTTATCGTCACCGGAACTGATTCAGATGCTGCAAGACACTTTAGCTGCTTTACAGATAGAAGAAATTAAGACCCCACTGTTTACCGGAACGCAGTTTGGTAGTTATTCACTCGGCTATCAATTGCCCGATAAATCTGGACAGTTAGGAGTCGTCTGGACGGAAGATGCCCATATGAATACTTTCTTCTATATAATAAGAGCTTGCCAAAAAGCAGTTGAGAAAAACCCATCCTTAACGCTACGCCTAATTCGGGCGGAAGTATTGGGTAATTCAAAAAACCAGGGCTACAAACTCTTTACGCAAATCTTCACAGGTTCTCCCCATCACCGTATTACGCCAAGTCTCACCTCTGTTCATTATCTAGCCACATATCACAGTTTAGTTAAAGATGCCCGTGAGGGAGACTTGGTTATTGGAGGCAAAACCTTTGGCTTAAAAAATTTACAAGCCCTTATTCGTGAGTCTAATGTTTTATATGACTGTCGTTTATTACAAGATTTAGGGATAGTTAAGACTACGGGCGAGACGAGCCCTAAGGGTGATGGTAATAGAAAAAAAAATGGTAATGAAGACGATGATAATCAGCAATTAAAGATAGTCAAGATAGTTAAACCAGTCAAGCCCGCTAAGGAATTAATTGAGCTCAAAGAATTTTTATTGGATTTAATTACAACACAAAAAGTGATGGGGCACAAAATACTTATTAAAAATGCTCACACTCAGTTTCCTATGAGGAGTGAATCTCAAATCGAACAATTAATTCAGCAACTGTGTCAGGAGAAGCGAGTTCAAATCCTTGACCCAAATGCCAAGCCAGAAGCTCAATTAGTTTGTTTAGTACCTAAAAGCTAA
- a CDS encoding ParA family protein, whose protein sequence is MAYVIATANMKGGVGKTTLSVNLGTSLAKEHGKRVLIFDLDTQISATLSLMSPTDFANYRRRKRTLKYFINQAIQPTSQSKVTIRDAIHSSICNINGLDLLPGDIELYDEFVVAEMLHEKAFEVDKLDFEIVWNRFERILLRQILQPIMPEYDFIILDCAPGYNLMTRSALAASNFYILPAKAEPLSVVGIQLLERRIAQLKKSQEAEGELDIKLLGIVFTMAGNLITGRYYRQVMQRVHGDFNEEQIFKAQIPIDVNVAKAVDSFMPVVLSNPQSAGAKAFTQLTQEFLQKLNTAVETEQLASPSLAMLS, encoded by the coding sequence ATGGCATATGTAATTGCAACTGCCAATATGAAAGGCGGCGTTGGTAAAACAACCCTCAGTGTTAACTTAGGCACTTCTTTAGCCAAAGAGCATGGTAAGCGGGTTCTGATTTTTGACTTAGATACTCAAATCAGTGCTACTCTCAGCTTGATGTCCCCCACTGACTTTGCTAATTACAGAAGAAGAAAACGAACATTAAAGTATTTTATCAACCAAGCTATCCAACCAACTTCTCAGTCTAAAGTTACCATTCGTGATGCCATTCATTCTTCTATATGTAATATTAATGGGCTAGATTTGTTGCCAGGGGACATTGAACTATACGACGAGTTTGTAGTGGCTGAAATGCTTCATGAAAAAGCATTTGAAGTAGATAAGCTAGACTTTGAAATAGTTTGGAATCGTTTTGAAAGAATATTACTCAGGCAAATATTACAACCAATCATGCCTGAATACGACTTCATCATTTTAGATTGTGCACCTGGCTATAATCTTATGACTCGTAGTGCTCTTGCTGCTAGCAATTTCTATATTCTACCTGCTAAAGCAGAACCATTATCGGTTGTTGGTATTCAACTACTGGAACGACGCATTGCTCAATTGAAAAAGAGTCAGGAAGCTGAGGGTGAGCTTGATATAAAATTGCTAGGAATTGTATTTACTATGGCTGGTAACTTAATTACAGGTAGATACTATCGGCAGGTCATGCAGCGAGTTCATGGAGACTTTAATGAAGAGCAAATTTTCAAAGCTCAAATCCCAATTGATGTAAATGTTGCCAAGGCAGTTGATAGTTTCATGCCTGTTGTTTTAAGTAATCCTCAGTCAGCGGGTGCAAAAGCGTTTACACAGTTAACTCAAGAATTTTTGCAAAAGTTAAATACTGCTGTAGAGACAGAGCAACTAGCAAGCCCAAGTTTAGCAATGCTAAGTTAG
- a CDS encoding universal stress protein produces MIEKILLADSGTGHSEEMLKVLMGLPSIQRSSVAVLHVVSPQVSAEIMTAKWEEGGKFLAAAIQNLQLDPNRVTAILRQGEPKDVVCQVADEIDADLIIMGSRGLKRLQSILSNSVSQYVFQLSSRPMLLVKDDIYVKKINRIMVAFDGSDAAKQCLRLALFLLRDIKGGQLILVHVDKDLSGKAGEVPLSTAEKDPVLAPAIAEAKKQGLQPICIPSRGRPGEEICRLADEKNVDLLMLGSPDRRPTVAKSFVDLDRLLGASLSDYVRVNANCPVLLARTVG; encoded by the coding sequence ATGATAGAAAAAATTTTGCTGGCTGACTCTGGAACGGGGCATTCAGAAGAGATGCTAAAGGTTTTGATGGGGCTGCCATCAATTCAACGGTCATCCGTTGCGGTCTTACATGTTGTTTCCCCCCAAGTTAGCGCCGAAATAATGACAGCTAAATGGGAAGAAGGAGGCAAGTTTCTCGCTGCTGCCATCCAAAATTTGCAATTAGATCCAAACCGGGTCACGGCAATCCTGCGACAAGGAGAACCTAAAGATGTAGTTTGTCAAGTTGCCGACGAAATTGATGCTGACTTGATCATTATGGGTTCACGTGGGCTAAAACGCCTACAGTCGATTTTATCGAACTCGGTCAGTCAATATGTTTTTCAGTTGTCCTCGCGCCCAATGTTGCTGGTAAAGGATGATATCTACGTCAAAAAAATTAACCGCATTATGGTGGCGTTTGACGGCTCTGATGCTGCAAAGCAATGCTTGCGATTGGCACTGTTCCTCTTACGAGATATTAAGGGAGGTCAGTTGATTCTGGTACACGTTGACAAGGATTTGAGTGGCAAAGCTGGTGAAGTGCCACTGTCTACAGCAGAAAAAGACCCAGTTCTTGCTCCGGCGATCGCAGAGGCAAAAAAACAAGGCTTGCAACCTATCTGTATCCCAAGTCGTGGCAGACCCGGTGAAGAAATTTGCCGTTTAGCGGACGAGAAGAATGTAGACCTATTAATGCTGGGTTCTCCCGATCGCCGTCCCACGGTTGCCAAAAGTTTCGTCGATCTAGATCGGCTATTAGGCGCTTCTTTGTCGGATTACGTCCGAGTTAATGCCAATTGCCCTGTGTTGCTAGCTCGTACAGTTGGTTGA
- the psbM gene encoding photosystem II reaction center protein PsbM codes for MQVNDLGFVASILFVLVPTVFLLILYIQTASREGKKDS; via the coding sequence ATGCAAGTTAATGACTTAGGGTTCGTTGCAAGCATTCTGTTTGTCCTGGTCCCAACTGTGTTCTTGTTGATTCTGTACATTCAAACTGCTAGCCGCGAAGGTAAAAAAGATTCTTAG
- a CDS encoding 2Fe-2S iron-sulfur cluster-binding protein, whose translation MANIKFVQENQEVVAADGANLRLKALENGIALYKLYGKMMNCGGYGQCGTCIVQIAEGMENLSPRTPVENRKLKKKPENYRLACQTLVNGPVSVVTKPK comes from the coding sequence ATGGCTAACATTAAATTTGTCCAAGAAAATCAGGAAGTCGTCGCGGCAGATGGTGCCAATCTCAGGCTAAAAGCCCTCGAAAACGGTATTGCCCTTTATAAACTCTACGGCAAGATGATGAATTGTGGAGGTTATGGTCAGTGCGGTACCTGCATTGTCCAGATCGCCGAAGGCATGGAGAATCTTTCGCCCCGCACACCAGTAGAAAACCGAAAACTCAAGAAAAAACCAGAAAACTATCGGCTTGCTTGCCAAACTTTAGTAAATGGACCAGTAAGCGTAGTAACTAAGCCGAAATGA
- a CDS encoding efflux RND transporter periplasmic adaptor subunit: MGLLMTTAGCGMLPKEAADAQSQQGAEGRQGPPPVDVAIARIDNLREEPEYTGTTAPVQEVSLRSQVEGQVLSLTVDVGDAVKQGQRIGQLNDNLLKASLNQAEAELASLKAEVASAQNQVSNARAAVEQARLEQQQAQADSQRLQTLAQQGAIAVQQAEQAQTTARTAAQAVRAAQEQVRTQQQAVTAAQSRVTAQQAVVTQAREQLSYARLESPIAGVVTQRLTEQGNLVQPNGEIIRLGDFSQVKVGVEVSELELAKIRRGQSVTVHLDAFPNQTFKGQVTRISPAADQTARLVPVEVVIPNSNEQVGSGLLARVSFESEAAQRIVVPQSAVSQVGQGEQGKQGVVFVVTGGEGETPVAVTARSVTLGERADGQVEILSGLKAGERFVTRSGRPLKNGEPVRLSILSEQPQGGQQ; this comes from the coding sequence ATGGGACTGCTGATGACGACAGCAGGTTGCGGTATGTTACCCAAAGAAGCAGCTGATGCCCAATCTCAACAAGGGGCTGAAGGTCGTCAAGGTCCACCGCCAGTAGATGTGGCGATCGCTCGTATTGATAATTTACGGGAGGAACCAGAATATACAGGCACTACTGCCCCAGTGCAGGAAGTATCGTTGCGGTCACAAGTTGAGGGGCAAGTACTGAGTCTGACTGTTGATGTCGGGGATGCTGTTAAACAAGGTCAGAGAATTGGTCAACTGAACGATAACCTACTGAAAGCCTCACTGAACCAGGCAGAGGCAGAACTTGCAAGCTTGAAAGCGGAAGTAGCAAGTGCTCAAAATCAGGTGAGTAATGCCCGTGCTGCTGTGGAACAAGCAAGGCTGGAACAACAGCAAGCCCAAGCAGACTCGCAGCGGCTGCAAACTCTTGCCCAGCAAGGAGCGATCGCAGTCCAACAGGCAGAACAAGCACAAACCACCGCCCGAACAGCTGCCCAGGCTGTACGTGCTGCCCAAGAGCAAGTCCGCACACAACAACAGGCAGTTACCGCAGCTCAAAGTAGAGTTACTGCTCAACAAGCAGTAGTTACCCAAGCACGGGAACAACTCTCCTATGCCAGGCTAGAATCTCCAATCGCTGGCGTAGTCACACAACGGTTGACAGAACAGGGCAATCTTGTACAACCCAATGGTGAAATTATCAGGCTAGGAGACTTTAGCCAGGTGAAGGTGGGTGTTGAAGTTTCAGAATTGGAACTAGCAAAAATTAGACGCGGGCAGTCAGTCACAGTCCATTTAGATGCCTTTCCAAATCAGACATTTAAAGGGCAAGTCACTCGCATTTCTCCCGCCGCCGATCAAACGGCTCGCTTGGTACCCGTAGAAGTGGTTATTCCTAATAGCAACGAGCAAGTAGGTAGTGGGCTACTAGCGCGGGTGAGCTTTGAAAGTGAAGCAGCACAACGAATTGTAGTGCCTCAATCGGCTGTCTCTCAAGTGGGACAGGGGGAGCAGGGGAAGCAGGGGGTTGTGTTTGTGGTAACTGGAGGAGAAGGAGAAACTCCGGTGGCAGTAACAGCGCGTTCGGTAACGCTGGGAGAACGGGCTGATGGGCAAGTGGAAATATTGTCTGGTTTGAAAGCGGGAGAGCGGTTTGTGACTCGCAGTGGCAGACCTTTGAAAAATGGTGAACCCGTGCGTCTTTCTATTCTCTCGGAACAACCACAAGGGGGGCAACAGTAA